The following proteins are encoded in a genomic region of Sneathiella marina:
- the pta gene encoding phosphate acetyltransferase, giving the protein MKQFDDLIARAKSAPKHIVLAEGQDPRIVAGAVRALQEKIATITLLGPVDEVRGLARAAGDSNDQITIIDPAQSAHHASYSEEFLHLRRHKGLNLADAEIAVRDCLNFANMMVRSGDADGSVAGARHMTADVVRSALQVIGVDQRYSMVSSFTLMIMGEEFHPVKTAVLFTDCGLVVSPDEDELAQIAAAAADSLQSLLQDDPKIAMLSFSTRGSAVHPDVTKVENAAALLQQRRPGVSVEPAIQFDAAFVPEIATLKAPGSDVAGAANVFVFPDLNSGNIGYKIAERIGRAKTIGPVLQGLAKPANDLSRGCDADAVYGIIAVTVLQAQNAV; this is encoded by the coding sequence GTGAAACAATTTGACGATTTGATTGCCCGTGCGAAATCGGCACCGAAGCATATTGTACTGGCGGAGGGACAGGATCCGAGAATTGTGGCAGGCGCTGTCCGGGCCCTGCAGGAAAAAATAGCCACCATTACCTTGCTTGGCCCCGTCGATGAAGTGCGTGGCCTTGCCCGCGCAGCCGGGGACAGCAATGATCAGATCACCATTATCGACCCGGCGCAATCGGCGCATCACGCCTCCTATTCTGAGGAATTTCTTCACTTGCGCCGGCATAAGGGGCTAAATCTCGCGGACGCAGAAATAGCGGTACGCGATTGCCTGAACTTTGCAAACATGATGGTGCGATCTGGCGATGCTGATGGATCTGTTGCCGGCGCGCGCCACATGACCGCAGATGTGGTTCGATCCGCCTTGCAGGTCATTGGCGTCGATCAGCGGTATTCGATGGTTTCAAGTTTTACGCTGATGATCATGGGCGAGGAATTCCATCCCGTTAAGACAGCCGTTTTATTTACCGATTGCGGCCTTGTCGTTTCGCCTGACGAGGACGAACTGGCGCAAATCGCCGCCGCGGCTGCCGACAGTCTCCAGTCGCTTCTGCAGGATGATCCGAAAATAGCCATGCTGTCCTTCTCGACCCGGGGAAGCGCCGTTCATCCGGATGTGACGAAAGTCGAGAATGCCGCAGCTCTTTTGCAGCAGCGCCGCCCCGGAGTATCCGTCGAGCCTGCCATACAGTTTGACGCGGCATTTGTCCCTGAAATTGCCACCCTGAAAGCGCCCGGATCAGATGTTGCCGGGGCGGCAAATGTGTTTGTGTTTCCCGACCTTAATTCCGGGAATATCGGCTACAAGATTGCCGAACGCATTGGCCGGGCGAAAACAATCGGCCCGGTTTTGCAGGGGCTTGCCAAGCCGGCGAATGATCTGTCCCGCGGCTGTGACGCCGATGCCGTTTACGGCATAATTGCCGTAACCGTATTACAGGCCCAAAACGCAGTATGA
- the xsc gene encoding sulfoacetaldehyde acetyltransferase produces the protein MTKMTTEEAFIKVLQLHGIEHGFGIIGSAMMPISDLFGQAGITFWDCAHETNAGMICDGYTRSTGKMAMAIAQNGPGITGFVTPVKTAYWNHTPMLLVTPQAANKTIGQGGFQEVEQMALFKDMVCYQEEVRDPSRMAEVLNRVIEKAIRGSAPAQINVPRDFWTQVIDIELPQIVRLERPAGGADAIAKAAELLSNAKFPVILSGAGVVIGGAIPECQALAERLDAPVCSGYQHNDSFPGSHPLAAGPLGYNGSKAGMELIKQADVVLALGTRLNPFSTLPGYGIDYWPENADIIQVDMNSDRIGLTKKVTVGICGDAKMVAEQLLASLSDTAGDADREQRKSIIHQTKSAWLQTLSSMDHEDDDPGTTWNADSRARDADRMAPRQAWRAIQAGLPKEAIISSDIGNNCAIGNAYPTFEKGRKYLAPGLFGPCGYGFPSIIGAKIGCPDTPVVGFAGDGAFGISMNEMSSIGREEWPAITMVIFRNYQWGAEKRNSILWYDDNFVGTELDPHLSYAKVAEGCGLKGVTVHTQDELTSALQTACKAQDDGVTTFIEVILNQELGEPFRRDAMKAPVSVAGVDAKDMRPQKGA, from the coding sequence ATGACGAAAATGACAACGGAAGAAGCCTTTATCAAGGTTTTGCAACTTCATGGCATCGAGCATGGTTTCGGTATTATCGGGTCCGCCATGATGCCCATATCCGACTTGTTCGGTCAGGCCGGTATCACCTTCTGGGATTGCGCCCATGAAACCAATGCCGGCATGATCTGCGACGGCTACACGCGGTCAACCGGTAAAATGGCCATGGCCATTGCACAAAATGGCCCCGGCATCACCGGCTTTGTGACGCCGGTCAAAACCGCCTATTGGAACCATACACCGATGTTGCTGGTCACCCCGCAGGCGGCGAACAAGACAATCGGCCAGGGCGGCTTTCAGGAAGTCGAGCAAATGGCCTTGTTCAAGGACATGGTCTGCTATCAGGAAGAGGTTCGGGATCCGTCCCGTATGGCGGAAGTTCTCAACCGGGTTATCGAGAAAGCCATTCGCGGCTCGGCGCCCGCACAAATCAATGTGCCGCGCGATTTCTGGACGCAGGTCATTGATATTGAGCTGCCGCAAATCGTTCGCCTTGAGCGGCCAGCGGGCGGCGCCGATGCCATTGCAAAAGCGGCAGAGTTGCTCTCCAACGCTAAATTCCCGGTTATTCTTTCCGGTGCGGGTGTGGTTATCGGCGGCGCCATCCCCGAATGCCAGGCATTGGCGGAACGGCTGGACGCACCGGTTTGCAGTGGCTATCAGCATAATGACAGTTTTCCGGGTTCCCATCCACTGGCGGCGGGTCCGCTGGGCTATAACGGATCAAAAGCCGGCATGGAGCTGATCAAGCAGGCAGACGTGGTTCTGGCATTGGGCACCCGGCTTAATCCATTTTCGACGCTTCCCGGTTACGGTATCGATTACTGGCCGGAAAATGCCGATATTATCCAGGTGGACATGAATTCAGACCGTATTGGCCTGACAAAAAAAGTCACGGTTGGTATTTGCGGTGACGCCAAAATGGTTGCCGAGCAGTTGCTGGCCAGCCTGTCCGATACGGCGGGCGATGCAGACCGGGAACAGCGCAAATCGATCATTCACCAGACAAAATCAGCCTGGCTGCAGACATTGTCGAGCATGGATCATGAAGATGATGATCCGGGCACAACCTGGAACGCGGATTCCCGCGCCCGGGATGCGGACAGAATGGCCCCGCGGCAAGCCTGGCGTGCTATTCAGGCTGGTTTGCCGAAAGAGGCCATTATCTCCAGTGATATTGGAAATAACTGTGCCATCGGAAATGCCTATCCAACCTTCGAAAAGGGACGCAAATACCTGGCGCCTGGATTGTTCGGACCTTGTGGATACGGGTTCCCATCCATCATCGGCGCCAAGATCGGCTGTCCGGATACGCCGGTTGTGGGCTTTGCCGGAGATGGCGCCTTTGGCATCTCAATGAATGAAATGAGCTCGATCGGCCGTGAAGAATGGCCGGCGATTACCATGGTTATTTTCCGCAATTACCAATGGGGCGCCGAGAAGCGAAATTCCATTCTCTGGTATGACGACAATTTCGTCGGCACGGAGCTGGACCCGCATTTAAGCTATGCCAAAGTTGCAGAAGGCTGCGGATTAAAAGGGGTCACGGTTCATACGCAAGACGAGCTGACCTCGGCATTGCAGACGGCGTGTAAAGCGCAAGACGATGGTGTAACAACCTTTATCGAGGTCATCCTCAATCAGGAACTCGGAGAGCCTTTCCGTCGCGATGCGATGAAGGCGCCTGTTTCTGTCGCGGGTGTTGACGCCAAAGACATGCGCCCTCAAAAAGGCGCATAA
- a CDS encoding flavin-containing monooxygenase, with the protein MTIATETHFEVIVIGAGVAGIYQMKRLKDMGVKATVLEACGDLGGTWYNNRYPGARFDSESYTYGYSFSQEVLDEWHWKEKFSPQSENLDYLNFVADKFDLRPYMQFNCKVTAAHFDETDDLWKLTLNDGRALTCRFVIMALGLLSTPTLPRIEGMKDFKGPSFHTFHWPHEPVELKDKKVAVIGTGATAIQLIAEIADKVGELNVFQRRPNWSAPLNNSPISAAEMDDIRARYDEIFATCARTPGSFEHEPDRRGFYELSREERVKLWDRLYDEPGFGIWLANFREIFTDEKANEEFSEYIADRIRGRVNDPVTAEKLIPRDHGFGIQRVPLETQYFEAYNRDNVRLIDISETPIDRVTETGIRTSAEDFDADIIVYATGFDAITGAFDHIDIRGLGGETLRDKWRDGPSTFLGILIHGFPNLLMPTGPQSGSASTNYPRGIENGVNWSTDLLDYSWQRGFTRLEATQEAETSWTETVTKMYAIMLMRKAKSWFTGYNSNVEGHEEGSIRYFVYNGGTPRYVASINEVAGNDYEGINFSVAGHPGQDGAAEPDRHLAG; encoded by the coding sequence ATGACCATCGCAACTGAGACGCATTTCGAGGTTATCGTAATTGGTGCCGGTGTAGCCGGCATCTACCAGATGAAACGCCTGAAGGATATGGGCGTTAAGGCGACCGTTCTGGAAGCCTGCGGTGATCTTGGCGGCACCTGGTACAATAACCGCTATCCCGGAGCCCGGTTCGATTCTGAAAGCTATACTTATGGCTACTCCTTCTCGCAGGAGGTGTTGGACGAATGGCACTGGAAAGAAAAATTCTCCCCCCAGTCGGAAAACCTGGACTATCTGAATTTTGTCGCGGACAAATTTGATCTTCGCCCCTACATGCAATTCAATTGCAAGGTGACAGCGGCCCATTTCGACGAAACGGACGATCTTTGGAAACTGACCCTGAACGATGGCCGTGCTCTTACATGCCGGTTTGTCATCATGGCGCTGGGCTTGCTGTCGACGCCGACCTTGCCGCGGATCGAGGGCATGAAGGACTTTAAAGGCCCGTCCTTTCACACCTTCCACTGGCCCCATGAACCCGTCGAGTTGAAGGATAAAAAAGTCGCGGTGATCGGGACCGGCGCGACGGCCATCCAGCTGATTGCGGAAATTGCCGATAAAGTCGGCGAGCTTAATGTCTTTCAGCGGCGTCCCAACTGGAGCGCCCCGCTCAATAACAGCCCGATCTCAGCGGCGGAAATGGACGATATTCGCGCCCGCTATGACGAAATTTTTGCCACCTGCGCCCGGACACCCGGCAGTTTCGAGCATGAGCCGGACCGCCGCGGCTTCTATGAACTGTCCCGCGAAGAGCGGGTCAAGCTGTGGGACCGGCTGTATGACGAGCCCGGCTTTGGCATCTGGCTGGCAAATTTTCGCGAGATCTTTACCGACGAAAAGGCCAATGAGGAATTTTCCGAGTATATTGCCGATCGCATCCGCGGCCGCGTCAATGATCCGGTGACGGCGGAAAAGCTTATTCCCCGCGATCATGGATTTGGCATCCAGCGGGTGCCGTTGGAAACCCAGTATTTCGAGGCTTATAATCGCGATAACGTCCGTCTGATTGATATCAGTGAAACCCCCATTGACCGGGTGACGGAAACCGGTATCCGCACCAGTGCAGAGGATTTTGACGCCGATATCATTGTCTATGCAACCGGCTTCGATGCCATCACCGGGGCCTTTGATCATATCGATATCCGCGGCCTCGGCGGCGAAACGTTACGGGATAAATGGCGTGACGGCCCGTCGACATTCCTCGGGATCCTGATCCATGGCTTTCCCAATCTGCTGATGCCCACGGGTCCGCAAAGCGGCTCCGCCTCGACCAACTATCCGCGCGGGATCGAGAACGGCGTCAATTGGAGCACGGATCTGCTCGATTATAGCTGGCAACGGGGTTTTACCCGGCTTGAAGCAACCCAGGAGGCTGAAACCTCCTGGACCGAGACGGTGACGAAAATGTATGCGATTATGCTGATGCGAAAGGCGAAATCCTGGTTCACCGGATATAATTCAAATGTGGAAGGCCATGAAGAAGGCAGTATCCGCTATTTCGTCTATAATGGCGGCACCCCCCGATATGTGGCCTCGATCAATGAAGTGGCGGGGAATGATTATGAGGGTATTAATTTCTCTGTGGCGGGGCACCCCGGACAGGACGGGGCTGCGGAACCGGACAGACATCTCGCCGGTTGA
- a CDS encoding TIGR03862 family flavoprotein has translation MTLAPREKIVAIIGAGPAGLIAAQKLSGIENLQLHVFDQKPSVARKFLIAGRGGLNLTHSEPLTHFTEKYAENAERFSAFLKRFSPEDMMNWAAALGISVFKGSSGRIFPDGLKATPLLRAWLKELERAQVQFHLRHRWLKTGDDQTLVFSTQDNPALAFKADAILYAMGGASYPHLGAIGDWIDPLRSAGINIAPLSPSNCGFQTGWSDHFISRFEGAPLKNIRLSHENRRIAGDLVITKSGLEGGALYALSKPLREQLSRGSVPIILLDLKPEMAAPQLAGALSAPRGKISLSNFLRKKLKFSPIQTALLHEFAAKEKMTDPEKLGKTVKALPIPLQAINGIERAISSAGGVKFKNLNNQLMIKNLPGQFVAGEMLDWEAPTGGYLLQGCFATGVVAAEGIARYLDPAGR, from the coding sequence TTGACATTGGCGCCACGCGAGAAAATAGTTGCCATCATCGGCGCCGGGCCCGCTGGCCTCATTGCCGCGCAGAAATTGAGCGGGATTGAAAATCTTCAACTTCATGTTTTTGACCAGAAGCCGTCCGTGGCGCGAAAATTCCTGATTGCCGGTCGTGGCGGCCTCAACCTGACCCATTCGGAACCACTGACGCACTTCACTGAAAAATATGCGGAGAATGCAGAACGGTTTTCTGCCTTCCTCAAACGGTTTTCGCCAGAGGATATGATGAATTGGGCTGCCGCCCTCGGTATCTCCGTGTTCAAAGGATCCAGTGGCCGGATATTTCCCGACGGCCTGAAAGCGACCCCCTTGCTCAGGGCCTGGTTAAAAGAGCTGGAGCGCGCGCAAGTGCAGTTTCATCTCAGACATCGCTGGTTGAAAACCGGGGACGACCAGACGCTTGTTTTCAGCACGCAGGACAATCCGGCCCTCGCATTCAAGGCTGATGCCATATTATACGCAATGGGCGGCGCCAGTTATCCGCATCTGGGGGCCATAGGTGACTGGATCGATCCGCTGCGATCCGCCGGCATAAACATCGCCCCGCTCAGCCCCAGCAATTGCGGCTTTCAAACCGGCTGGAGTGATCATTTTATCAGCCGCTTCGAAGGAGCCCCGCTCAAGAATATCCGCCTGTCTCACGAGAATCGCCGCATCGCCGGGGATCTTGTGATCACGAAAAGCGGGCTTGAAGGCGGCGCCCTCTACGCGTTGAGCAAACCGTTGCGCGAACAGTTGAGCCGCGGGTCCGTGCCGATCATCCTGCTGGATTTGAAACCTGAAATGGCTGCGCCCCAACTCGCAGGAGCCTTGTCGGCACCTCGGGGGAAAATATCCCTGTCCAACTTCCTCCGCAAGAAACTGAAATTCTCGCCAATTCAAACCGCACTGCTCCATGAATTCGCGGCGAAGGAAAAGATGACGGACCCTGAAAAACTGGGCAAAACCGTAAAGGCCCTACCCATACCACTGCAGGCCATCAACGGCATTGAGCGCGCCATTTCATCGGCCGGCGGGGTCAAGTTCAAGAACCTGAACAATCAGCTGATGATCAAAAACCTGCCGGGTCAGTTTGTCGCCGGGGAAATGCTCGATTGGGAGGCCCCGACCGGCGGCTACCTGTTGCAAGGATGCTTTGCCACGGGCGTTGTCGCCGCCGAGGGCATTGCCAGATATCTGGATCCGGCCGGGCGGTAA
- the comE gene encoding sulfopyruvate decarboxylase subunit beta, with the protein MIRSDVLREIAPIIADQLVVCNIGLPSQELHMIDDQPSTFYMLGTMGLSSSIGLGVALAQNKKVISIDGDGSVLTNFGTLPTIANNVADNFILLIIDNGSYGSTGDQPTYAGKKTSLAAVATACGCENVIECAAEDTAEALRRAIEGDKMTIIVCKCESGNIKVPVITMDPVVIRARFMTEIEKRNG; encoded by the coding sequence ATGATCCGCTCAGATGTTTTACGGGAGATCGCGCCGATTATTGCCGATCAGCTGGTGGTCTGTAATATTGGCCTGCCAAGCCAGGAACTGCATATGATTGATGACCAGCCGAGCACCTTCTATATGCTCGGGACCATGGGGTTGTCGTCCTCCATCGGTCTCGGTGTGGCGCTGGCGCAGAATAAGAAGGTCATTTCCATCGATGGGGATGGCTCGGTGCTCACCAATTTCGGCACCTTGCCGACCATCGCCAATAATGTGGCAGATAATTTCATTCTGCTGATCATTGATAATGGCAGTTATGGCTCAACCGGGGATCAGCCAACCTATGCCGGCAAGAAAACGTCCCTGGCAGCGGTGGCGACGGCTTGTGGCTGCGAAAATGTCATTGAATGTGCGGCTGAGGACACGGCGGAGGCATTGCGCCGCGCAATTGAAGGCGACAAGATGACGATCATCGTCTGTAAATGCGAGTCCGGCAATATCAAGGTGCCGGTCATTACCATGGACCCGGTGGTTATTCGCGCCCGGTTCATGACGGAAATCGAGAAACGCAACGGCTGA
- the comD gene encoding sulfopyruvate decarboxylase subunit alpha, with protein sequence MSVDDKILSDLVANNVEFVTTVPCKQLAGVIDKIENSPDIHHVPSNKEDEGIGLCAGAYMGGKRSAIIMQNTAIGVTINTLVTLTQFYRLPLPMIISYRGELGEPVACQVEMAVHTKALLAQLHIPTYHFHKEEDVTELDAILKHTYMCNKPVAVLTDASFWKGY encoded by the coding sequence GTGTCCGTAGATGATAAAATACTCAGTGATCTTGTAGCGAATAACGTTGAATTCGTGACCACGGTTCCGTGCAAGCAATTGGCCGGCGTCATTGATAAAATCGAGAACAGCCCGGATATTCACCATGTGCCGTCGAATAAGGAAGATGAGGGGATTGGCCTTTGCGCCGGGGCTTATATGGGCGGCAAGCGGTCGGCCATCATCATGCAGAATACGGCCATCGGCGTAACCATCAATACCCTGGTGACCTTGACGCAATTCTATCGTTTGCCCTTGCCGATGATCATCAGTTACCGCGGGGAACTGGGGGAGCCCGTGGCCTGTCAGGTGGAAATGGCGGTTCATACAAAGGCCCTGCTCGCGCAGCTTCATATCCCGACTTATCATTTTCACAAGGAAGAGGATGTGACGGAACTGGATGCCATCTTGAAACATACATATATGTGCAACAAACCCGTCGCGGTGCTGACCGACGCGTCTTTTTGGAAGGGGTATTGA
- a CDS encoding acyltransferase family protein, with the protein MEPKYISDFAKGRDNNLNLIRMVAAIGVLVSHAWAVSDGLVNEQPFSSLLKGIDLGTVSVYVFFAISGFLIAQSFVRANNLRSFWSARIFRIFPALLVVLLLTAFILAPLLTSAPLYTLLEAIPAYIARNFTLFFLQHNLPGVFMDNPVRNTINIPLWTLNYELICYISVCLLGLAGVLNNRPLTILATIAFLVAYSIVMYFEPHQRLVKLAGLALPFMTGVVFFVWREKIRLRLSIGLGLAAAAVICYPTPIFREAFVIALAYGVFLLAYLPDGLIRHYNQLGDYSYGIYIYAFPIQQITAQQGVTEPLVNIMISLPLALTCAVFSWRLIERPSLSFAKKLR; encoded by the coding sequence GTGGAACCGAAATACATTAGCGATTTTGCCAAGGGTCGTGACAACAATCTAAATCTGATCCGAATGGTTGCGGCGATTGGTGTTCTTGTCTCCCATGCCTGGGCCGTGTCTGACGGGCTGGTCAATGAGCAGCCCTTTTCCAGCCTTCTGAAGGGGATCGACCTGGGGACGGTCTCCGTTTATGTCTTTTTCGCCATTTCCGGATTTCTGATTGCCCAGAGTTTTGTGCGTGCAAACAACCTCAGATCTTTCTGGTCGGCCCGGATATTCCGGATCTTTCCGGCGTTGCTGGTGGTCCTTCTTCTCACGGCCTTTATCCTTGCGCCCCTGTTGACGTCGGCGCCATTGTATACGCTTTTGGAGGCTATTCCCGCGTATATCGCAAGAAATTTCACGCTGTTTTTCCTGCAGCATAATTTGCCCGGTGTGTTTATGGATAATCCGGTGCGCAACACTATCAACATTCCCCTCTGGACCCTGAATTACGAGCTAATATGCTATATTTCAGTCTGCCTGCTGGGGCTGGCCGGTGTCCTTAATAACCGTCCGCTGACGATACTTGCTACAATCGCCTTTCTCGTTGCCTACAGTATTGTGATGTATTTCGAGCCGCATCAGCGTCTGGTCAAGCTGGCCGGGCTGGCATTGCCTTTTATGACCGGCGTTGTTTTCTTTGTCTGGCGCGAGAAGATCAGGCTCAGGCTGTCCATCGGTCTCGGTCTGGCGGCAGCGGCGGTGATTTGCTATCCCACGCCCATTTTTCGCGAAGCGTTTGTTATCGCCCTTGCCTATGGGGTTTTTTTACTTGCCTATTTGCCGGACGGGTTGATCCGGCACTATAACCAGCTTGGGGACTATTCTTATGGTATTTATATCTATGCCTTCCCCATTCAGCAGATTACCGCGCAGCAGGGCGTGACCGAGCCCCTGGTGAATATCATGATCTCGCTGCCTCTGGCCCTGACCTGTGCCGTGTTTTCCTGGCGCCTGATTGAGCGCCCGTCGCTTTCCTTCGCTAAAAAGCTGCGATAG
- a CDS encoding nitronate monooxygenase, giving the protein MKNKLCEMFGIDVPIFAFSHCRDVVVEVSKAGGMGVLGMARMDPDRVEEELNWIDAHIEGRPYGIDVLMSGNVEDSGDLKYDPEKLLPQEHVRFVRDMLDKAGVPPLPEAEEQQIMRDMVKGMNFTPRESLEMVERAMSHPIKLIVNALGTPPAQLIERAHSKGIKIAALAGKARHAIKHKEAGCDFVIAVGTEAGGHTGDISSLVLWPNIVDAVDPMPVLGGGGVGRGRQFAAALALGCEGVWCGSIWLKTVQSEVPPEIKSKMFEAAADDAILTRSVTGKPCRTLNNTFSKAWNAEDAPAMLPAPLQNYLWWQEGRSRVERVRAKEFLTYPVGQIVGDMTEETSVKEVVYDFINELLDSKERLDGMLGE; this is encoded by the coding sequence ATGAAGAACAAACTCTGCGAAATGTTTGGTATCGATGTGCCGATATTTGCTTTTTCTCATTGCCGGGATGTTGTTGTTGAAGTCTCCAAAGCCGGCGGCATGGGGGTTCTGGGTATGGCGCGAATGGATCCGGACCGGGTGGAAGAAGAACTCAACTGGATTGATGCGCATATAGAGGGGCGGCCCTATGGCATCGATGTTCTGATGTCGGGAAATGTCGAGGATTCAGGTGATTTGAAATATGATCCGGAAAAACTGTTGCCGCAGGAACATGTCCGGTTTGTCCGCGATATGCTGGATAAAGCGGGTGTGCCGCCCCTCCCCGAGGCCGAGGAGCAGCAAATTATGCGGGATATGGTGAAGGGCATGAACTTCACCCCGCGCGAAAGCCTTGAGATGGTGGAGCGGGCCATGAGCCATCCGATTAAACTGATTGTCAATGCGCTGGGAACGCCCCCGGCCCAGTTGATTGAAAGGGCTCATTCCAAAGGCATAAAAATTGCTGCCCTGGCCGGTAAGGCCCGGCATGCGATCAAACATAAAGAAGCCGGGTGTGATTTCGTCATTGCTGTTGGGACAGAGGCCGGGGGCCATACCGGCGACATTTCCTCTCTGGTTTTATGGCCGAATATTGTTGATGCCGTCGATCCCATGCCGGTGCTGGGCGGCGGTGGCGTTGGCCGTGGCAGGCAGTTTGCCGCGGCGCTGGCCCTTGGCTGTGAAGGGGTTTGGTGCGGATCCATCTGGTTGAAAACCGTTCAAAGCGAGGTCCCGCCGGAGATCAAGTCAAAGATGTTTGAAGCTGCAGCCGATGATGCCATCTTGACCAGATCTGTTACCGGCAAGCCCTGCAGGACACTCAATAACACGTTTTCGAAAGCCTGGAATGCCGAGGATGCGCCGGCGATGCTGCCGGCCCCTCTTCAGAACTATCTTTGGTGGCAGGAAGGCCGATCGAGAGTGGAGCGCGTGCGGGCGAAAGAGTTTCTAACCTATCCCGTTGGTCAAATTGTCGGCGACATGACAGAGGAAACCAGCGTCAAGGAAGTCGTTTATGACTTCATTAATGAGTTGTTGGACTCAAAAGAACGCCTGGATGGAATGCTCGGAGAATAG
- the lepA gene encoding translation elongation factor 4 — protein MTDLSKIRNFSIIAHIDHGKSTLADRLIQMCGGLDAREMQQQVLDSMDIERERGITIKAQTVRLLYKAQDGETYTLNLIDTPGHVDFAYEVNRSLSACEGSLLVVDASQGVEAQTLANVYQAIEVDHEILPVLNKVDLPAADVDRVVEQIEEVIGIDASGALPVSAKTGVGVDEVLEAVIAHIPSPQGDRDAPLQALLIDSWYDAYLGVVVLFRVRAGSIKKGQKIRMMETGASYLVDRVGVFTPKGLMVDELGPGEIGFMTAAIKQVADTKVGDTITDDRKPALEPLPGFKPNQPVVFCGLFPVDAADFSELKSSLGKLRLNDASFSFEAETSAALGFGFRCGFLGLLHLEIIQERLEREFDLDLITTAPSVVYHLYMRNGDMVEMHNPADMPDVMQIDHIEEPWIKATILVPDEYLGQVLKLCEDKRGVQTDLTYAGNRAMVVYKLPLNEVVFDFYDRLKSVTRGYASFDYELDSYIESDLVKLSILVNSEPVDALAMIAHRDQAEGRGRQLCERLKDLIPRQLFKIALQAAIGGKVVARETISALRKDVTAKCYGGDITRKKKLLEKQKKGKKRMRSVGNVDIPQEAFLAALKMGDD, from the coding sequence ATGACGGACCTAAGTAAAATACGCAATTTTTCGATCATTGCTCATATTGATCATGGAAAATCGACGCTGGCCGACCGCCTTATCCAGATGTGCGGCGGGCTGGATGCACGGGAGATGCAGCAGCAGGTTCTCGATAGCATGGATATCGAGCGTGAGCGCGGTATCACCATTAAAGCGCAGACAGTGCGGCTTTTGTACAAGGCGCAGGATGGCGAGACCTATACATTGAACCTGATTGATACGCCGGGCCATGTTGATTTCGCCTATGAGGTAAACCGGTCCCTGTCTGCCTGTGAAGGTTCTCTCCTGGTTGTCGATGCCAGTCAGGGCGTTGAGGCGCAAACGCTGGCCAATGTCTATCAGGCCATTGAAGTTGACCATGAAATCCTGCCGGTGCTCAACAAGGTTGACCTTCCTGCCGCCGATGTGGACCGGGTGGTGGAACAGATCGAGGAAGTCATCGGCATTGACGCCAGCGGTGCCTTGCCTGTCTCGGCGAAAACCGGAGTTGGCGTGGATGAAGTTCTGGAAGCCGTTATCGCCCATATCCCATCGCCGCAAGGAGATCGGGATGCGCCGCTCCAGGCGCTGCTGATCGATAGCTGGTATGACGCCTATCTTGGCGTTGTGGTACTGTTCCGGGTGCGGGCCGGATCCATTAAAAAGGGCCAGAAAATCAGGATGATGGAAACCGGCGCTAGCTACCTGGTGGACCGGGTTGGTGTGTTTACACCCAAAGGACTGATGGTAGATGAGCTGGGTCCCGGAGAAATCGGTTTTATGACGGCTGCCATCAAACAGGTGGCCGATACGAAAGTCGGGGACACCATCACCGATGACCGCAAGCCGGCGCTGGAGCCCTTGCCCGGGTTCAAGCCGAACCAGCCGGTGGTATTCTGCGGATTGTTTCCCGTTGATGCCGCGGATTTCTCCGAACTGAAATCCAGTCTTGGAAAGCTGCGCCTCAATGATGCCAGTTTCTCCTTTGAAGCGGAAACATCGGCCGCCCTTGGCTTCGGTTTTCGTTGCGGTTTTCTAGGGCTGTTGCATCTGGAGATAATACAGGAGCGGCTGGAGCGCGAGTTTGATCTTGATCTGATCACCACGGCCCCGTCGGTTGTCTATCATTTATATATGCGCAATGGCGATATGGTGGAGATGCATAACCCGGCGGATATGCCAGATGTCATGCAAATTGACCATATTGAAGAGCCGTGGATCAAGGCGACCATTCTGGTGCCCGATGAATATCTGGGTCAGGTGCTGAAGCTATGTGAAGACAAGCGTGGTGTGCAGACCGACCTGACATATGCGGGCAACCGGGCGATGGTTGTTTACAAGCTGCCGCTGAATGAAGTTGTCTTTGATTTTTATGATCGTCTGAAATCGGTTACCCGGGGCTATGCCAGTTTTGACTATGAGCTGGACAGCTACATCGAAAGCGATCTGGTCAAGCTGTCCATTCTGGTCAATTCCGAACCCGTGGATGCGTTGGCGATGATTGCCCACCGCGATCAGGCAGAAGGCCGCGGACGGCAGTTATGTGAACGCCTGAAAGATCTTATCCCCCGTCAGCTTTTCAAGATCGCCCTGCAGGCAGCTATTGGCGGCAAGGTTGTGGCGCGGGAAACCATCAGCGCGCTGCGCAAAGACGTGACCGCGAAATGCTATGGCGGCGATATAACCCGGAAAAAGAAACTGCTGGAAAAGCAAAAGAAGGGTAAGAAACGGATGCGCTCTGTGGGCAATGTGGATATCCCGCAAGAGGCGTTTCTGGCCGCCCTCAAAATGGGAGATGACTAG